From Procambarus clarkii isolate CNS0578487 chromosome 73, FALCON_Pclarkii_2.0, whole genome shotgun sequence, one genomic window encodes:
- the LOC138356579 gene encoding uncharacterized protein — MTRKALFILILATAKGQMMDLFHRDLVALGAACSSEGFCNGSDYHSRGTGFLHYYQSKENCNCDDLCAEYGNCCPDSIYYRWEDQVLPARYKCVSVVGGSVYMKSVCMSGWEDEEVAQLCLAGSPADISNSRDPLAHLPATSNSTSVTYTNYYCAVCNNDSHHLTLWKTQLDCVYCIVYHPGPRDNLTNYITSQLLFNNGSWGSFIPINGRQIFKKCNNNIKRPDIPVNTMQCDATIRTCAENWTDASVADLCHSYTAVRYVGLTAYRNPHCLLCNWINLTLSSCNLFEYIVRSGTPPFSGITDFNYHSDGNIVAILDRCQPSEVYDNYFKKCRTVFRRNDNNLATNTPDSSACHQHNTRKAFHTDIVNPESNETLNCDKILLCEGEFTLDEKRMVIVEAYARSYQVGEYEVNEGGVLVCIPEELSHKFSPLLGWVSLAGLGLSCLCLLLHLAIFLLLSRLRNLPGKCLASLCLSLLTAYTIFILNTFLEPWTTGCYISAVLMYYSFLAAFCWMNIMAFDVWLTFRQAKDELRVSSGKQRSKFLFYCVYGWLLPALAVVVTVTLDMTAPAGLSPQFLPSFDQRWCWFGKRKALLVFFGAPLFTVMALNVVFFLITSYTIGASTQSTLRKSSCAPNKKQFVLYVRLAVLMGLTWITGIVAGYLQLQAVWYVFVVFNTLQGAFIFLTFTCRSKVWRDVQERCRCCLQQVVCHTDPDILLPGSGQEASSVDSCHASRHTETDNL; from the coding sequence ATGACGAGAAAGGCCTTATTTATACTGATATTGGCAACTGCCAAGGGCCAAATGATGGATCTCTTTCATCGCGATTTGGTTGCTCTAGGTGCTGCGTGTTCATCTGAGGGGTTTTGTAATGGTAGTGATTACCATAGTCGTGGTACGGGTTTTCTTCACTACTACCAGAGTAAAGAAAATTGTAATTGTGATGACTTGTGCGCGGAGTATGGCAATTGTTGTCCAGACTCCATCTACTACAGATGGGAAGATCAGGTCCTGCCAGCGAGGTACAAGTGTGTTagcgtggttggtggcagtgtttacaTGAAGAGCGTGTGCATGTCAGGGTGGGAGGACGAGGAGGTGGCCCAGCTGTGTCTGGCGGGCTCCCCGGCAGACATCTCCAACAGCAGGGACCCGCTGGCCCACCTCCccgccaccagcaacagcacctccGTCACCTACACCAACTACTACTGCGCCGTCTGCAACAACGACTCTCATCACCTCACGCTCTGGAAGACACAACTGGACTGTGTTTATTGTATAGTATATCATCCAGGTCCGCGGGATAACTTAACCAATTACATAACTTCTCAGTTATTATTCAATAACGGATCTTGGGGTTCATTTATTCCCATTAATGGTAGACAAATTTTTaagaaatgtaataataatattaaaaggcCTGATATTCCTGTTAATACAATGCAATGCGACGCCACCATCAGGACGTGTGCTGAGAACTGGACGGACGCTTCTGTTGCTGATCTGTGTCACTCTTACACAGCAGTGAGGTATGTGGGACTCACGGCCTACAGGAACCCCCACTGTCTTCTGTGTAACTGGATAAATCTTACTTTAAGTAGTTGCAATCTATTTGAATATATTGTTCGTTCAGGGACACCTCCTTTCTCTGGAATAACTGATTTTAATTACCACAGCGATGGTAATATTGTCGCAATTTTAGACCGTTGCCAGCCAAGCGAAGTTTATGATAACTATTTCAAGAAGTGCAGAACTGTTTTCAGGAGGAACGACAATAACTTGGCAACCAACACACCAGATTCCTCAGCgtgtcatcaacacaacacacgtaaAGCTTTTCATACCGATATAGTGAACCCTGAATCAAATGAAACACTTAATTGTGATAAAATACTTCTTTGTGAGGGCGAATTCACGTTGGACGAGAAGAGAATGGTAATTGTAGAAGCTTACGCTCGAAGTTACCAGGTGGGAGAGTACGAGGTAAATGAAGGTGGCGTCCTTGTGTGCATACCAGAGGAACTCTCACACAAGTTCTCCCCGTTATTGGGTTGGGTGTCACTGGCGGGTCTTGGGTTGTCCTGCCTGTGTCTCCTGCTGCACCTGGCTATCTTCCTCTTGCTGTCTCGTCTTAGGAACCTCCCGGGCAAGTGCTTGGCgtccctctgcctctctcttctCACCGCGTACACCATCTTcatcctcaacactttcctcgagCCTTGGACGACAGGATGTTACATCTCGGCAGTCCTAATGTATTACTCCTTCCTCGCCGCCTTCTGCTGGATGAATATCATGGCCTTTGACGTGTGGTTGACATTTCGACAAGCTAAAGATGAGCTGCGAGTGTCATCTGGGAAACAGCGAAGCAAGTTCTTATTCTACTGTGTATACGGCTGGCTGCTTCCAGCCCTGGCTGTGGTGGTCACAGTAACCCTTGACATGACCGCCCCTGCAGGTCTGTCCCCTCAGTTCCTGCCCAGCTTTGATCAACGTTGGTGCTGGTTCGGGAAGCGCAAGGCCTTGTTGGTGTTCTTTGGTGCTCCATTATTCACAGTCATGGCTCTCAATGTTGTGTTTTTCCTTATTACTTCATACACCATCGGGGCCAGCACACAGTCGACGCTGCGGAAGAGTTCATGTGCACCAAATAAGAaacagtttgtgctgtatgtgcgACTGGCCGTGCTGATGGGCCTCACCTGGATCACTGGCATCGTGGCTGGCTACCTCCAGCTGCAGGCCGTCTGGTATGTCTTCGTGGTCTTCAACACCCTGCAGGGAGCCTTCATCTTCCTGACCTTCACCTGCAGGAGCAAGGTGTGGAGGGACGTGCAGGAGCGCTGCCGGTGTTGTCTTCAGCAAGTTGTTTGTCATACTGATCCAGATATACTGTTGCCAGGGTCAGGGCAGGAAGCGTCCAGCGTCGACAGTTGTCACGCCTCAAGGCACACGGAGACAGATAACCTGTAG